From the genome of Arvicola amphibius chromosome 9, mArvAmp1.2, whole genome shotgun sequence, one region includes:
- the Apol2 gene encoding apolipoprotein L2, which produces MDPPPCEGSPGSKNFIEETTEYLQHSSGRGDLRLLLTQDGAWEAFVAEAELSRADADALRDALSDLTANMAEEDQDRLQRELQDTEKFVETFPQVKLEIEEHIRKLQALADKVDKVHRDCTISKVVAGSTSTVSGVLTLLGLALVPVTAGVSLMLLATGMGLGAAAAVTSVSTGIVDYTSESSAKTRASHLVSSSMDKVKMVAEAVVHSGPRVYELSENCYRVLRCLQQSIYAIKLTKANPALASSAKRLLTMGSISAQSGKQVKNAFRGTALAMSRRAWVMNAAATGVSLVGDVIGLVKESKRLHNGAKAQSAKELRQQAQELEEKLGVLIKIHESLQSGSTQ; this is translated from the exons ATGGACCCGCCACCCTGCGAGGGCTCCCCAG GGAGCAAAAACTTCATCGAGGAAACCACTGAGTACCTTCAGCACTCATCAGGGAGGGGAGATCTACGGCTGCTGCTGACTCAAGATGGAGCCTGGGAGGCCTTCGTGGCTGAGGCTGAGTTGTCCAG AGCTGATGCAGACGCACTGCGTGATGCTCTCAGTGACCTCACAGCAAATATGGCCGAGGAAGACCAAGACAGGCTCCAGCGTGAGCTGCAGGACACGGAGAAGTTTGTGGAAACGTTTCCTCAGGTGAAACTGGAAATCGAGGAACACATCAGGAAGCTCCAGGCCCTTGCAGATAAGGTTGACAAGGTTCACAGGGACTGCACCATCTCCAAGGTGGTGGCCGGCTCCACCAGCACTGTCTCCGGAGTTCTGACCCTTCTTGGCCTCGCTCTGGTACCTGTGACAGCTGGGGTCAGTCTGATGCTCTTGGCAACGGGGATGGGCCTGGGAGCAGCGGCGGCTGTGACTAGTGTCTCTACTGGTATTGTGGACTATACAAGTGAGTCATCGGCCAAAACGAGAGCCAGCCACCTGGTGTCAAGCAGCATGGACAAAGTGAAGATGGTTGCAGAGGCCGTGGTTCATTCAGGGCCCCGAGTCTATGAGTTATCCGAGAACTGCTACCGAGTCCTGCGATGCCTTCAACAGAGCATCTACGCCATCAAGCTCACCAAAGCCAACCCTGCCTTAGCAAGCAGTGCCAAGCGCCTCTTGACCATGGGGAGCATCTCTGCCCAAAGTGGAAAGCAGGTGAAGAACGCCTTTAGGGGCACTGCCCTGGCCATGAGCAGAAGAGCCTGGGTCATGAATGCAGCCGCCACGGGTGTGTCCCTCGTTGGGGATGTGATCGGCCTTGTGAAAGAATCCAAGCGTTTGCACAACGGGGCAAAGGCGCAGTCGGCTAAGGAGTTGAGGCAGCAGgctcaggagctggaggagaaatTGGGGGTGCTCATCAAGATCCATGAGAGTTTGCAGTCAGGCTCAACTCAGTAA